A window of the Acidobacteriota bacterium genome harbors these coding sequences:
- a CDS encoding GTP-binding protein, giving the protein MGKEKFDRSKPHVNVGTIGHIDHGKTTLTAALTKVASLKGWAK; this is encoded by the coding sequence ATGGGGAAAGAGAAATTCGATCGGTCGAAACCGCACGTCAACGTGGGGACCATTGGGCACATTGACCACGGAAAGACGACGCTGACGGCGGCGTTGACGAAGGTGGCGTCGTTGAAGGGCTGGGCGAAGT